One window from the genome of Parasegetibacter sp. NRK P23 encodes:
- a CDS encoding DUF1015 domain-containing protein, with amino-acid sequence MANIAPFKALRPQAQYARQVASRPYDVLNSQEAKVEAQGNPYSFLHITKSEISLPEDTDIHSQPVYDKAKQNLEAFIQRDVLFRENKPCYYIYQLIMNGRSQTGLVCGSSVDDYENDIIKKHEFTRPEKEQDRINHIKTSGAQTGNVFLAYRNVDEIDELIEKWKKDKSPVYDFVAEDQIQHTIWVINDDKTIQNITDLFGAKVPCTYIADGHHRAASAAKVRAALGNKSTPEADFFLTTLFPASQLAILDYNRVVKDLNGLTADELLKKLEDHFTVAPANEAVKPTALHTFGMYLGGKWYTLTAKPGSFTEDPIGILDVTILQEKVLSPILGIVDQRTDKRIDFVGGIRGVQELEKRVNSGEMAIAFSLYPVSIQQLFDISDNGEVMPPKSTWFEPKLRDGLLTHLIY; translated from the coding sequence ATGGCCAATATTGCTCCTTTTAAAGCCCTCAGACCACAGGCTCAGTATGCCCGACAGGTAGCGTCGCGCCCCTACGATGTACTGAACAGCCAGGAAGCGAAAGTAGAAGCGCAGGGCAACCCTTATTCTTTTTTGCACATTACCAAATCTGAGATCAGTCTGCCGGAAGACACCGACATTCACTCCCAACCCGTTTACGATAAAGCCAAACAGAACCTCGAGGCTTTTATCCAGCGCGATGTGCTCTTCAGAGAGAACAAGCCCTGCTATTATATCTACCAGTTGATCATGAACGGACGCAGCCAGACCGGTTTGGTATGCGGCAGCTCCGTGGACGATTACGAGAACGACATCATCAAAAAACACGAATTCACCCGCCCTGAAAAAGAACAGGACCGCATCAACCACATCAAAACATCAGGCGCGCAAACAGGCAATGTATTCCTGGCCTACCGCAATGTGGACGAGATTGATGAACTGATCGAAAAGTGGAAAAAAGACAAATCGCCCGTGTACGATTTTGTGGCTGAAGATCAGATCCAACATACCATCTGGGTGATCAATGATGATAAGACCATTCAGAACATCACCGATCTGTTTGGCGCGAAAGTTCCCTGCACTTATATTGCCGATGGTCACCACCGTGCCGCTTCGGCCGCTAAAGTTCGTGCGGCATTGGGGAACAAATCAACACCGGAAGCCGATTTCTTCCTCACCACGCTGTTCCCGGCCAGTCAACTCGCTATCCTGGATTACAACAGGGTCGTGAAAGACCTGAACGGACTTACAGCCGATGAACTGCTTAAAAAACTGGAAGATCATTTTACTGTCGCGCCCGCCAATGAAGCGGTAAAACCAACAGCGTTGCATACGTTCGGCATGTACCTCGGTGGTAAATGGTATACCCTTACCGCCAAACCTGGTTCCTTCACGGAGGATCCGATCGGCATACTGGATGTCACTATTCTGCAGGAAAAAGTACTTTCTCCCATACTGGGCATCGTGGACCAGCGTACCGATAAACGCATCGATTTCGTTGGCGGTATCCGTGGTGTACAGGAACTGGAAAAAAGAGTGAACAGTGGCGAAATGGCCATCGCCTTTAGTCTTTATCCCGTTTCCATCCAGCAACTTTTCGATATTTCCGATAACGGAGAGGTGATGCCACCGAAAAGCACCTGGTTCGAACCTAAACTGAGAGATGGATTGCTGACGCACCTGATCTATTAG
- a CDS encoding lipopolysaccharide assembly protein LapB: protein MKYKGLLLLLCILSSHAFSQSVQELAETARTFTRQRDYANAILVLNRAVSIAPNDHTLQRDLAYNYNLQGDIKKAREIIMPLTDKPDADEITFQVAGNIIKSFEDVKEVDKLYKKALKKFPESGPLNSEYGEWLYAKQDFSAIKYWEKGIQSAPSYPMNYYHAAKYYYFTTEKVWGLIYGEIFVNLESFSARTAEVKNMLLEGYKKLFVETDLTKFANKNAFAEAYLSAMQQQTSLVTKGIHPDVLSMIRTRFILQWYHTNEQKFPFRLFDYHRQLLREGLFEAYNQWIFGAADNLDQYQRWTQTHAKEAADFTKFQRGRVFKVPEGQYYK, encoded by the coding sequence ATGAAATACAAAGGCTTACTTCTGTTGCTGTGCATATTATCTTCCCACGCGTTCTCCCAATCGGTGCAGGAACTCGCTGAAACCGCTCGCACCTTCACGCGCCAGCGCGATTACGCCAACGCGATACTGGTTTTGAACAGGGCAGTATCTATTGCACCAAATGACCATACATTACAACGGGATCTCGCTTACAATTATAACCTTCAGGGCGATATCAAAAAGGCCAGGGAAATCATCATGCCGCTCACGGATAAACCGGATGCCGATGAAATAACGTTCCAGGTGGCAGGCAACATTATTAAATCTTTTGAAGATGTAAAGGAGGTAGACAAACTCTACAAAAAAGCCCTGAAAAAATTCCCTGAAAGCGGACCACTGAACAGTGAATACGGCGAGTGGCTTTATGCCAAACAGGATTTTTCCGCCATCAAATACTGGGAAAAAGGCATTCAATCGGCCCCATCCTATCCCATGAATTATTACCATGCGGCGAAATACTATTACTTCACTACTGAAAAGGTGTGGGGACTTATTTACGGTGAGATTTTCGTGAACCTCGAAAGTTTTTCCGCCCGCACCGCTGAAGTAAAGAACATGCTGCTGGAAGGTTATAAAAAGCTTTTCGTGGAAACCGATCTTACGAAATTCGCCAATAAGAACGCTTTCGCAGAGGCATACCTTTCCGCCATGCAACAGCAGACCAGTCTTGTCACCAAAGGCATCCACCCGGATGTACTCAGCATGATCCGAACCAGGTTTATCCTCCAATGGTACCATACCAACGAACAAAAATTTCCCTTCCGCCTGTTTGATTACCACCGGCAGTTGCTGCGTGAAGGATTGTTTGAAGCGTACAACCAATGGATTTTCGGCGCTGCCGACAACCTCGATCAATACCAGCGGTGGACACAAACGCATGCCAAAGAAGCCGCTGATTTTACAAAGTTTCAGCGCGGGAGAGTCTTCAAAGTGCCCGAAGGGCAATATTATAAATAG
- a CDS encoding long-chain fatty acid--CoA ligase, translating to MKPQRLFDCIAWQLENAPQEAMLAGKYNGQWRKFSTQEVHDTVEQLAAGLIAEGVSGHDMSIERRDKVAIISKNRPEWMIVDLAVQQTGAVLAPIYPTINLQELEFVLNDAEVKMIFVNDADLFEKVQSIRERLPNLQHIYTFEHVEGAVHWATLLDKATPESLAEISRRTAQIGYEDLATIIYTSGTTGTPKGVMLSHKNILSNVMNCLEVFDEIDIRGQRALSFLPLNHIFEKMVTYVFLYTGISIYYAESMETIGDNLKEVKPAVFTTVPRLLEKTYEKIMAKAQELKGIKKALFFWALGLGTRFELNTNQGWWYNLQLKIARELIFSKWQEALGGNIKAIVTGAAACQVKLLKIFTSGEIVVMEGYGLTETSPVISVNRFKEQNRMFGTVGPLIKGVDVKFEEDGEICCKGDNVMMGYYKRPDLTAEVITDGWFHTGDIGCIIDDRFLKITDRKKEIFKTSGGKYVAPQPIENKMKESRMIEQIMVVGAGQKFPSALIVPAFNILREQYKQKGRTYPGNEAVIKDPEVVEQIKDTVERYNKLFNHVEQIKKVELLPKEWTVESGELTPTLKLKRKVILEKYADVIDKIYN from the coding sequence ATGAAGCCCCAAAGACTATTCGATTGCATTGCCTGGCAATTAGAGAACGCTCCGCAAGAGGCCATGCTGGCCGGAAAATACAACGGACAGTGGCGGAAATTCAGCACGCAGGAAGTACATGATACCGTGGAACAGCTGGCAGCGGGACTAATCGCCGAAGGTGTTTCCGGTCATGATATGAGCATTGAACGCAGGGATAAGGTCGCCATCATCTCTAAAAACCGGCCGGAATGGATGATCGTGGACCTTGCCGTGCAGCAAACAGGCGCTGTACTGGCTCCCATCTATCCCACCATTAACCTCCAGGAACTGGAGTTCGTACTGAACGACGCGGAAGTAAAAATGATCTTCGTGAACGATGCAGATCTTTTTGAAAAGGTGCAAAGCATCCGGGAAAGACTTCCCAACCTCCAACATATCTATACTTTCGAACATGTGGAAGGAGCGGTACATTGGGCCACTTTACTCGATAAAGCCACGCCTGAAAGTCTGGCTGAAATCTCCCGCAGAACCGCACAGATCGGATACGAGGACCTCGCTACCATCATTTATACTTCAGGCACCACGGGTACCCCTAAAGGCGTTATGCTGAGCCACAAAAACATCCTGAGCAATGTGATGAACTGCCTGGAGGTATTCGATGAAATTGATATCCGCGGACAGCGGGCACTGAGTTTCCTGCCCCTGAACCACATCTTCGAGAAGATGGTCACCTACGTTTTCCTGTATACCGGCATTTCCATTTATTATGCGGAAAGCATGGAGACCATCGGCGACAACCTGAAAGAAGTTAAACCCGCCGTGTTCACCACTGTTCCCCGTTTACTGGAAAAGACCTACGAAAAGATCATGGCCAAAGCGCAGGAACTGAAGGGCATCAAGAAAGCACTTTTTTTCTGGGCGCTCGGACTCGGTACCCGGTTCGAACTCAACACCAACCAGGGCTGGTGGTACAATCTGCAATTAAAGATCGCCCGGGAACTGATCTTCAGCAAATGGCAGGAAGCCCTGGGCGGCAACATCAAAGCTATTGTGACCGGGGCTGCGGCCTGCCAGGTAAAACTGCTGAAAATCTTCACTTCCGGCGAGATCGTGGTCATGGAAGGATACGGCTTAACAGAAACCTCCCCAGTGATCAGCGTGAACAGGTTTAAAGAGCAGAACCGGATGTTCGGTACCGTTGGTCCGCTGATTAAAGGCGTCGACGTCAAATTCGAAGAAGACGGTGAAATCTGCTGCAAAGGTGACAATGTGATGATGGGTTACTACAAACGTCCCGACCTCACCGCAGAAGTGATCACCGACGGGTGGTTCCATACCGGTGATATCGGCTGCATAATAGACGACCGCTTCCTCAAGATCACAGACCGGAAGAAAGAAATCTTCAAAACCTCCGGCGGTAAATATGTAGCGCCTCAACCCATTGAGAACAAAATGAAAGAGTCCCGCATGATCGAACAGATCATGGTGGTGGGCGCCGGGCAAAAGTTCCCATCAGCCCTCATTGTGCCGGCCTTCAACATCCTGCGCGAGCAGTACAAACAAAAAGGACGCACTTATCCGGGTAATGAAGCCGTCATCAAAGATCCGGAAGTGGTGGAGCAGATCAAAGACACCGTTGAACGTTACAACAAACTTTTCAACCATGTGGAACAGATCAAAAAAGTAGAGCTCCTTCCCAAAGAATGGACGGTGGAAAGCGGTGAACTAACGCCCACCCTTAAACTCAAACGAAAAGTGATCCTTGAAAAATATGCCGACGTGATCGATAAAATTTACAACTAA
- a CDS encoding YceI family protein, with the protein MKQVLFPVAVIAIMASCNNAPDADKAATGDSTAAAVATGANFAIDTTSTVEWLGTKPVGQHNGTMKISSGSFAVENGNITGGSFVIDVNSLTDLDLKPEDGKEKLEGHLKSADFLDVAKYPTAKFEISSVEPLTGDSISTHKISGNLTLKDSTKNVTFPAKVTLSETEATATANFNIDRTQWGLFYGNDKSLGDKFIRPEVNIKLNIKATKQ; encoded by the coding sequence ATGAAGCAAGTTCTTTTTCCCGTTGCCGTAATCGCCATTATGGCATCCTGCAACAACGCTCCTGACGCAGACAAAGCCGCTACAGGAGACTCTACTGCCGCAGCCGTTGCTACCGGCGCGAATTTCGCGATAGACACCACCAGTACCGTGGAATGGCTGGGTACAAAACCCGTTGGCCAGCACAATGGTACCATGAAGATCAGTTCAGGTTCTTTTGCCGTAGAGAATGGCAACATCACAGGCGGAAGCTTTGTAATTGACGTGAACTCTCTTACAGACCTGGACCTGAAACCAGAAGATGGAAAAGAAAAACTGGAAGGCCACCTGAAAAGTGCCGATTTCCTGGACGTTGCTAAGTACCCCACTGCAAAATTTGAAATTTCCAGTGTTGAACCGCTTACCGGCGACAGCATTTCCACCCACAAAATCAGTGGTAACCTTACTCTGAAAGACAGTACCAAGAATGTAACCTTCCCAGCGAAAGTTACCCTGAGCGAGACTGAAGCCACCGCAACGGCCAACTTCAATATCGACAGAACACAATGGGGCCTGTTCTATGGTAACGATAAATCTTTGGGCGATAAGTTCATTCGTCCGGAAGTGAACATCAAATTGAACATCAAGGCTACCAAGCAATAA